One window from the genome of Thermus sediminis encodes:
- a CDS encoding 4Fe-4S dicluster domain-containing protein yields MPERGYQESLERELFREEFPFGPVSRRGFLALGLLALAACTPVVRRKGIPYVRQPEWVVEGGRTAFVTAIPHAGVAEPVLVRHYQERPLFLTPLEAAMGPYPLAGLYALYDPARKGKAPDWEGFFAAWRRALEEGETLLVLPRATSPRLEGLLDKAQARYPNLRVARFEAWSLENVYQGAELLFGQRAWPVYAPEKAEVVLLLDVDLHEHPAGYLWWAALSKKRIPPMNRLYAVESGVGLLGAMADHRLPLKPSGVEAFLKDLARALGVLPGSPASDYGGFLTALVEDLLRGGVVLPGVHLTPAAQALAMAVNARLQAPVAYVPPLEREAATPKAFLEAERAERLVFAAEGPLPDLRGKRFAALLSLYPQEAPFSLPLAHPLEAGGQHRDALGRLWPAQALVKPLYDGRSLEEVLGGLLGEDLPALTPEERRALAEGRPLEEASPLALSPRPGLEGRLPPLRQEAPLELTLRPDASLYDGRYRKNPYLEELPRPLSRLVWDGALLAGEEEVEALGLLRGIRARERRGDPRRPLLRVRAGGKEALLPLWPLPLLAKGSLVAPLSHFFHPEEVAFPAEVAPTGRDYPLVSTQYHGYLGEVEAVRVLTEGEALEAEPKEEKRLSFYPPWPQGEHAWAMSVDLSRCLGCGLCVLACQIENNIPAVGKEEVAKGREMHWIRVDRYFAEEGVLHQPVMCQHCEKAPCEPVCPVAATVHSDEGLNLMVYNRCVGTKYCSANCPYKARRFNFFSYAEAFVGKGDPRRAKESPLALLMNPEVTVRSRGVMEKCTYCVQRIELARAQAAVEGRRIRTGEVKTACQEVCPGKAIHFGDLLDLEDPIQAHRKDGRHYTLLEEVNTWPRTTYLAHLKNPNPKLKEVPNGG; encoded by the coding sequence ATGCCAGAGCGCGGATACCAGGAATCCTTGGAGAGGGAGCTTTTCCGGGAAGAGTTTCCCTTTGGCCCCGTGAGCCGGCGGGGGTTTCTGGCCCTAGGGCTCCTGGCCCTGGCCGCCTGCACCCCGGTGGTGCGGCGCAAGGGAATCCCCTACGTGCGCCAGCCGGAGTGGGTGGTGGAGGGGGGGAGGACGGCGTTCGTCACCGCCATCCCGCACGCCGGCGTCGCCGAGCCCGTCCTGGTGCGCCACTACCAGGAAAGGCCCCTCTTCCTGACCCCCCTCGAGGCCGCCATGGGCCCCTACCCCCTGGCGGGCCTCTACGCCCTCTACGACCCGGCCCGCAAGGGGAAGGCCCCGGACTGGGAGGGCTTCTTCGCCGCCTGGCGTAGGGCCCTTGAGGAGGGGGAGACCCTCCTCGTCCTTCCCCGCGCCACCTCCCCCCGCCTCGAGGGCCTCCTGGATAAGGCCCAGGCCCGCTACCCCAACCTGAGGGTGGCCCGGTTTGAGGCCTGGAGCCTGGAGAACGTCTACCAAGGGGCGGAGCTCCTCTTTGGCCAGAGGGCCTGGCCCGTCTACGCCCCCGAAAAGGCGGAGGTGGTCCTCCTCCTGGACGTGGACCTCCACGAGCACCCCGCGGGCTACCTCTGGTGGGCCGCCCTGAGCAAAAAGCGTATCCCTCCCATGAACCGCCTCTACGCCGTGGAGAGCGGGGTGGGCCTCCTCGGGGCCATGGCCGACCACCGCCTTCCCTTGAAGCCCAGCGGGGTGGAGGCCTTCCTGAAAGACCTGGCCCGGGCCCTAGGGGTCCTCCCGGGAAGCCCCGCCTCGGACTACGGGGGCTTCCTCACTGCTCTGGTGGAGGACCTCCTCCGGGGCGGGGTGGTCCTCCCTGGGGTCCACCTCACCCCTGCGGCCCAGGCCCTGGCCATGGCGGTGAACGCCAGGCTTCAGGCTCCGGTGGCCTACGTCCCCCCCTTGGAGAGGGAGGCGGCCACGCCCAAGGCCTTCCTGGAGGCGGAAAGGGCGGAGCGCCTGGTCTTTGCCGCGGAGGGCCCCTTGCCGGACCTAAGGGGCAAGCGCTTCGCCGCTCTCCTCTCCCTCTACCCCCAGGAGGCTCCCTTTAGCCTCCCCCTGGCCCACCCCCTGGAGGCGGGCGGCCAGCACCGGGACGCCCTGGGCCGCCTCTGGCCCGCCCAGGCCCTGGTGAAGCCCCTCTATGACGGGAGAAGCCTGGAGGAGGTCCTGGGGGGGCTCCTCGGGGAGGACCTCCCCGCCCTCACCCCTGAGGAGAGGCGGGCCCTGGCCGAGGGCCGCCCCCTGGAGGAGGCCAGCCCCCTCGCCCTCTCCCCCCGCCCCGGCCTCGAGGGCCGCCTTCCCCCTTTGCGCCAGGAGGCCCCCCTGGAGCTCACCTTGAGGCCGGACGCCAGCCTCTACGATGGCCGCTACCGCAAAAACCCCTACCTGGAGGAGCTTCCCCGGCCCCTTTCCCGCCTGGTCTGGGATGGGGCCCTGCTTGCGGGGGAGGAGGAAGTGGAGGCCTTGGGCCTCCTTCGGGGCATCCGGGCCCGGGAGCGGAGGGGGGACCCTAGGCGGCCCCTCCTGCGGGTCCGGGCCGGGGGCAAGGAGGCCCTCCTCCCCCTCTGGCCCCTTCCCCTCCTGGCCAAAGGAAGCCTGGTGGCCCCCCTTTCCCACTTCTTCCACCCCGAGGAGGTGGCCTTCCCCGCGGAGGTGGCCCCCACGGGCCGGGACTACCCCCTGGTCTCCACCCAGTACCACGGCTACCTGGGGGAGGTGGAGGCGGTGAGGGTCCTAACCGAGGGCGAGGCCCTGGAGGCCGAGCCCAAGGAGGAGAAGCGCCTCTCCTTCTACCCCCCTTGGCCCCAGGGGGAGCACGCCTGGGCCATGAGCGTGGACCTCTCCCGCTGCCTGGGGTGCGGCCTCTGCGTCCTCGCCTGTCAGATTGAAAACAACATCCCCGCCGTGGGCAAGGAGGAGGTGGCTAAGGGGCGGGAGATGCACTGGATTCGCGTGGACCGCTACTTCGCCGAGGAAGGGGTCCTGCACCAGCCGGTGATGTGCCAGCACTGCGAGAAGGCCCCCTGCGAACCGGTCTGCCCCGTGGCGGCCACGGTGCACTCCGACGAGGGCCTGAACCTCATGGTCTACAACCGTTGTGTGGGCACCAAGTACTGCTCCGCCAACTGCCCCTACAAGGCCCGGCGCTTCAACTTCTTCTCCTACGCCGAGGCCTTCGTGGGCAAGGGGGACCCGAGGAGGGCCAAGGAGAGCCCCCTCGCCCTCCTCATGAACCCCGAGGTGACCGTGCGGAGCCGGGGGGTGATGGAGAAGTGCACCTACTGTGTGCAGCGCATTGAGCTCGCCCGGGCCCAGGCGGCGGTGGAGGGGCGGAGGATCCGCACAGGGGAGGTCAAGACCGCCTGCCAGGAGGTCTGCCCCGGCAAAGCCATCCACTTTGGCGACCTCCTGGACCTCGAGGACCCCATCCAGGCCCACCGCAAGGACGGGCGCCACTACACCCTCCTGGAGGAGGTCAACACCTGGCCCAGGACCACGTACCTGGCCCACCTGAAAAACCCCAACCCCAAGCTCAAGGAGGTGCCCAATGGCGGATAG
- a CDS encoding GGDEF domain-containing protein, which translates to MVPYSLVFIAFTLFLALFPPTAPWSERLITPLVALGGGAYLLWKGAGWGFALGLLFLGLGDLARTVEDLGHLSPGLHLEFPYLAGYAALTLALLRLPGRLPRLTLALLPLALLGALAAFQPELGVDRIYPIWGAFLLLLLLPRLEGLFQEGFAPGRALLGVGVLLFLVANMARAHLQAGEGYPTGHPLHLLWTLGYLLLTLGAAFQERPPPSFLPQALALGGLFLMPALSMQGPAPLGVRFLALYGGMVGALGLLFAAHLERYRALERGRRWTRFLEALARLSPRVTQTLSPEAVLLQALEATREVLPEAVGLEVLSRRGLVGERTPHALPVPLNGDTAYLYLKGPPQEEVPPGFLSLLGERVRQVLKQVEWGTLALTDPFTGLLNRRGLEAELPKLLALARRYGIPLSAVMLDIDCFKGVNDTYGHPVGDEVLKLLGRLIQASVRREDLAVRYGGEEFLLLLYGADRQAAREVVERIRHRFRTERVPPIPYPLTLSAGIAGGEVPENEAQVEEWVLKADYALLRAKEAGRDRVTLA; encoded by the coding sequence GTGGTTCCCTATTCGCTCGTATTTATTGCCTTTACCCTATTCCTCGCCCTATTTCCCCCCACCGCCCCTTGGAGCGAGCGCCTCATCACCCCCTTGGTAGCCCTAGGGGGCGGGGCGTACCTCCTCTGGAAGGGAGCGGGCTGGGGTTTTGCCCTGGGCCTCCTCTTTCTAGGCCTGGGGGACCTGGCCCGGACCGTCGAGGACCTGGGCCACCTGTCCCCGGGGCTTCACCTGGAGTTCCCCTATCTGGCGGGCTACGCTGCCCTCACCCTGGCCCTTCTCCGGCTTCCGGGGAGGTTGCCTAGGCTCACCCTGGCCCTCCTGCCCCTGGCCCTCCTCGGGGCCCTCGCCGCCTTCCAGCCCGAGCTGGGGGTAGACCGTATCTACCCTATTTGGGGCGCATTTCTTCTCCTTCTCCTTCTCCCCAGGCTAGAAGGCCTTTTTCAAGAGGGCTTCGCTCCCGGGCGGGCCCTTCTCGGGGTGGGGGTCCTCCTTTTCCTGGTTGCGAACATGGCCCGCGCCCACCTGCAAGCAGGGGAGGGCTACCCCACGGGCCACCCCCTCCACCTCCTCTGGACCCTAGGCTACCTCCTCCTGACCCTAGGGGCAGCCTTCCAGGAAAGGCCTCCCCCCTCCTTCCTTCCCCAAGCCCTGGCCTTGGGGGGGCTTTTCCTCATGCCCGCCCTTTCCATGCAAGGCCCCGCCCCGTTGGGGGTGCGGTTTCTGGCCCTCTACGGGGGGATGGTGGGAGCCTTGGGCCTCCTCTTCGCCGCCCACCTGGAGCGGTACCGGGCCCTGGAAAGGGGGAGGCGCTGGACCCGCTTCCTGGAGGCCCTGGCCCGGCTCTCCCCCCGCGTTACCCAGACCCTAAGCCCCGAAGCGGTCCTCCTGCAGGCCTTGGAAGCTACAAGGGAGGTTTTGCCGGAGGCGGTGGGTCTCGAGGTGCTCAGCCGCCGGGGCCTGGTGGGGGAACGCACCCCCCATGCCCTCCCCGTTCCCCTGAACGGGGACACCGCCTACCTGTACCTGAAGGGGCCCCCTCAGGAGGAAGTTCCCCCTGGCTTCCTCAGCCTCCTGGGGGAGCGCGTCCGCCAGGTGCTCAAACAGGTGGAGTGGGGTACCCTGGCCCTCACCGACCCCTTCACGGGGCTTCTGAACCGGCGGGGGCTGGAGGCGGAGCTCCCCAAGCTCTTGGCCCTGGCCCGGCGCTACGGGATCCCCCTCAGCGCAGTCATGCTGGACATCGATTGCTTTAAAGGGGTGAACGATACCTATGGCCACCCCGTGGGGGACGAGGTGCTAAAGCTTCTCGGAAGGCTCATCCAGGCCAGCGTGCGCCGGGAGGACCTGGCGGTGCGCTACGGGGGGGAGGAGTTTCTGCTCTTGCTCTACGGGGCCGACCGCCAAGCGGCCAGGGAGGTGGTGGAGCGAATTCGCCACCGCTTCCGCACGGAGCGGGTGCCCCCCATTCCCTACCCCCTCACCCTCTCGGCGGGGATCGCTGGGGGAGAGGTACCCGAGAACGAGGCCCAGGTGGAGGAGTGGGTGCTCAAGGCGGACTACGCCCTCCTCCGGGCCAAGGAAGCGGGGCGGGACCGGGTGACCCTGGCCTAA
- a CDS encoding DUF3341 domain-containing protein: MLYGLMAYFDSPERLLEALRALRGAGYRHLEAFTPNPVEGIEEVLGGDGRIPWVAFALGVVGAGLGLFLQIYTSLDYPLNAGGKPLLGWPAFIPVTFELTILTIAVGIFLYLLYVNGLPLADHPAVRARSYVRVLLDEYGVLVYASDPRFDLEGTKALLETLGAEVEEVRRA, from the coding sequence ATGCTCTACGGACTCATGGCCTACTTTGACTCGCCAGAGAGGCTCCTTGAGGCCCTAAGGGCCCTGAGAGGGGCGGGGTACCGCCACCTCGAGGCCTTCACCCCCAACCCGGTGGAAGGGATAGAGGAGGTCCTGGGAGGGGACGGGCGCATCCCTTGGGTGGCCTTCGCCTTGGGGGTTGTTGGGGCGGGCCTTGGCCTCTTCCTCCAGATCTACACCAGCCTGGACTACCCCCTGAACGCCGGGGGCAAGCCCCTTCTGGGCTGGCCTGCCTTTATACCGGTAACCTTTGAGCTCACCATCCTGACCATCGCCGTGGGCATCTTCCTCTACCTCCTCTACGTAAACGGCCTGCCCCTGGCCGATCACCCCGCGGTCCGGGCGAGGAGCTACGTGCGGGTCCTCCTGGATGAGTACGGGGTCCTCGTCTACGCCTCCGATCCCCGGTTTGACCTGGAAGGTACCAAGGCCCTTTTGGAAACCCTGGGGGCGGAGGTGGAGGAGGTGCGCCGTGCGTAG
- a CDS encoding c-type cytochrome has translation MRRLILLLPLLSACGWMWDQPKVKPFSEAPLQVSVPEERVRFGDDLNLIARTGLSPEGGFAESPYAFAEEELLRGKVLYQSFCAICHGPAGEGDGRVVPLGMPRPRPFQEVQDQPEGYLYFAATNGFGRMLSYRSRIPERERWLIAHYIKRCLIEEACPPEVVHAEVY, from the coding sequence GTGCGTAGGCTCATCCTCCTCTTACCTCTGCTTTCCGCCTGCGGCTGGATGTGGGACCAGCCCAAGGTGAAGCCCTTCAGCGAGGCGCCTTTGCAGGTTTCCGTTCCCGAGGAGCGCGTCCGCTTCGGGGACGACCTGAACCTCATCGCCCGCACCGGCCTCAGTCCCGAGGGCGGGTTCGCTGAGAGCCCCTACGCCTTCGCCGAGGAGGAGCTCCTTCGGGGAAAGGTCCTCTACCAAAGCTTCTGCGCCATCTGCCACGGGCCGGCCGGGGAGGGGGATGGCCGGGTGGTTCCCCTAGGGATGCCCCGGCCCCGCCCCTTCCAAGAGGTGCAGGACCAGCCCGAGGGCTACCTCTACTTCGCCGCCACCAACGGCTTTGGCCGCATGCTCTCCTATAGAAGCCGCATTCCAGAAAGGGAGCGCTGGCTCATCGCCCACTACATCAAAAGGTGCCTGATAGAGGAGGCCTGCCCTCCGGAGGTGGTCCATGCAGAGGTCTATTGA
- a CDS encoding [LysW]-lysine hydrolase encodes MSMGTLDPVEFLRGALEIPSPSGEERLVAEYLAEGMAKLGMRAFVDEADNARGQIGQGPIQVVLLGHIDTVPGVIPVRLQDGKLFGRGAVDAKGPFVAMIFAAASLPEETLDRLTLHLVGATEEEVPSSKGARFVAGRLRPDYVVIGEPSGWEGITLGYKGRLLVKVRREKDQFHSAHHEPNAAEELISYFVAIKAWAEAMNVGQKAFDQVQYTLRDFRVHPAELKQAAEMFFDLRLPPRLPPEEAIRHLTAYAPPTLELEFFGREIPYLGPKDTPLTRALRLGIRKAGGRPVFKLKTGTSDMNVLAPHWKAPMVAYGPGDSTLDHTPYEHVAVGEFLKGIEALRKALQVLAEAPAPS; translated from the coding sequence ATGAGCATGGGTACCCTGGACCCGGTGGAGTTCCTAAGGGGGGCCCTGGAGATCCCTTCCCCCTCGGGGGAGGAGCGCCTGGTGGCCGAGTACCTGGCGGAGGGCATGGCCAAGCTGGGGATGAGGGCCTTCGTGGACGAGGCGGACAACGCCCGGGGGCAGATCGGCCAGGGCCCCATCCAGGTGGTCCTCCTGGGGCACATAGACACCGTGCCTGGGGTGATCCCGGTGCGCCTACAAGACGGCAAGCTCTTCGGCCGGGGAGCGGTGGACGCCAAGGGTCCCTTCGTGGCCATGATCTTCGCCGCCGCCTCCCTTCCTGAGGAAACCCTAGACCGCCTCACCCTGCACCTGGTGGGAGCCACAGAGGAGGAGGTGCCGAGCTCCAAGGGGGCCCGCTTCGTGGCGGGGCGGCTCAGGCCAGACTACGTGGTCATCGGCGAGCCCTCGGGTTGGGAAGGCATCACCTTGGGGTACAAGGGGAGGCTTCTGGTGAAGGTGCGGCGGGAGAAGGACCAGTTCCACTCCGCCCACCACGAGCCCAACGCCGCCGAGGAACTCATCAGCTACTTCGTGGCCATCAAGGCCTGGGCCGAGGCCATGAACGTGGGCCAGAAGGCCTTTGACCAGGTGCAGTACACCTTAAGGGACTTCCGGGTCCACCCGGCAGAGCTGAAGCAGGCCGCGGAGATGTTCTTTGACCTAAGGCTTCCCCCCAGGCTTCCCCCGGAGGAGGCCATCCGCCACCTCACCGCCTACGCCCCCCCCACCTTGGAGCTGGAGTTCTTTGGCCGGGAGATCCCCTACCTGGGCCCCAAGGACACCCCCCTGACCCGGGCCCTGCGCCTTGGGATTAGGAAGGCGGGAGGCAGGCCGGTCTTCAAGCTGAAGACGGGGACGAGCGACATGAACGTCCTGGCCCCCCACTGGAAGGCGCCCATGGTGGCCTATGGGCCTGGGGACTCCACCCTGGACCACACTCCTTACGAGCATGTGGCCGTGGGGGAATTCTTGAAGGGAATTGAGGCCTTGAGGAAGGCCCTCCAGGTTTTGGCGGAAGCGCCCGCGCCGAGCTGA
- the nrfD gene encoding NrfD/PsrC family molybdoenzyme membrane anchor subunit, with protein MADRPHPDRDLIQGEWTEKTLVEKLLEPVEKPPPRPWRVIVAVGFALTLAWLYAIFVTFVQGLGTWGINQPVAWGLDIVHFVWWIGIGHAGTLISAILVLMRQNWRDSLNRLTEAMTFFAILCAATYPLIHMGRPQNFYWVFPYPSSLAMWPQYKSPLSWDVLAIMTYITISILFLYLGLIPDLALLRERSQGWRRKLYGWLSLGWTGSAVHWQRYRAVYVLLAGLATPVVISVHSVVSLDFAYALVPGWHVTIFPPFFAAGAIYSGFAMALTLIIPLRRWYRLEGVITERHLDWMAKVTLAAGLGVAYIYLLEIFIAWYSAEPAEWAQQVWRMTGPYAPYYWAMMLINVVLLQTLWFPRFRKNLTWLFIFSILANVGMWLERFVIVVISLSHDFLPGNFRLYFPTWVDWTLFLGTLGFFLFGLALFIRLFPPIAVAEMVHLFHKLRKH; from the coding sequence ATGGCGGATAGGCCCCATCCCGACCGCGACCTGATCCAGGGGGAGTGGACGGAGAAGACCCTGGTGGAAAAGCTTCTGGAACCCGTAGAGAAGCCTCCCCCCAGGCCCTGGAGGGTGATCGTGGCCGTGGGCTTCGCCCTGACCCTGGCCTGGCTCTACGCCATCTTCGTCACCTTCGTCCAGGGCCTCGGCACCTGGGGCATCAACCAGCCCGTGGCCTGGGGGCTGGACATTGTCCACTTCGTCTGGTGGATCGGCATCGGCCATGCGGGGACCCTGATTAGCGCCATCCTGGTCCTCATGCGCCAGAACTGGCGGGACTCCCTGAACCGGCTCACGGAGGCGATGACCTTTTTTGCCATCCTCTGTGCCGCCACCTACCCCCTCATCCACATGGGCCGGCCCCAGAACTTCTACTGGGTTTTCCCCTACCCCAGCTCCCTAGCCATGTGGCCCCAGTACAAGAGCCCCCTCTCCTGGGACGTCCTGGCCATCATGACCTACATCACCATCTCCATCCTCTTCCTCTACCTAGGCCTCATCCCCGACCTGGCCCTCCTCCGGGAGCGGAGCCAGGGCTGGCGGAGGAAGCTCTATGGTTGGCTCTCCCTGGGCTGGACGGGAAGCGCGGTGCACTGGCAGCGCTACCGGGCGGTCTACGTCCTTCTGGCGGGCCTGGCCACGCCCGTGGTCATCTCCGTGCACTCCGTGGTCAGCCTGGACTTCGCCTACGCCCTGGTGCCGGGTTGGCACGTCACGATCTTCCCGCCCTTCTTCGCCGCCGGGGCCATCTACTCGGGCTTCGCCATGGCCCTGACCCTCATCATCCCGTTGCGGAGGTGGTACCGCCTCGAGGGAGTCATCACGGAAAGGCACCTGGACTGGATGGCCAAGGTGACCCTGGCCGCTGGCCTCGGGGTGGCCTACATCTACCTCCTGGAGATCTTCATCGCCTGGTACTCGGCTGAGCCTGCGGAGTGGGCCCAGCAGGTGTGGCGCATGACCGGGCCCTACGCCCCCTACTACTGGGCCATGATGCTCATCAACGTGGTCCTCCTCCAGACCCTCTGGTTCCCCCGCTTCCGCAAAAACCTCACCTGGCTTTTCATCTTCTCCATTCTGGCCAACGTGGGCATGTGGTTGGAGCGGTTCGTGATCGTGGTCATCAGCCTCTCCCACGATTTCCTGCCGGGCAACTTCCGCCTCTACTTCCCCACCTGGGTGGACTGGACCCTTTTCCTGGGAACCCTTGGCTTCTTCCTCTTCGGTCTGGCCCTCTTCATCCGCCTCTTCCCCCCCATCGCTGTGGCGGAGATGGTCCACCTCTTCCACAAGCTGAGGAAGCACTAG